A genome region from Halomarina pelagica includes the following:
- a CDS encoding toxin-antitoxin system TumE family protein, with translation MPETHPLELNRAVPGGRVEMFAIRDDDYPGGWFYRFQYYHPEGGEILRYDDAHDDVDLGWHHRHIRFGDDTGIEFHGIVLHVARFLTDIAELTTTEDSPHD, from the coding sequence ATGCCGGAGACCCACCCGCTTGAACTGAATCGCGCCGTTCCAGGCGGGCGCGTCGAGATGTTCGCGATCCGTGACGACGACTATCCCGGCGGGTGGTTCTATCGGTTCCAGTACTACCACCCCGAGGGCGGCGAAATACTCCGCTACGACGACGCACACGACGACGTCGATCTCGGCTGGCACCACCGACACATCCGATTCGGCGACGACACCGGCATCGAGTTTCACGGGATCGTCTTGCACGTCGCGCGGTTCCTGACCGACATTGCTGAACTCACCACCACCGAGGATTCACCCCATGACTGA
- a CDS encoding type II toxin-antitoxin system HicB family antitoxin, with protein MSTETITLTRRDDNDWIAIDEQTGVRARGPTRTQALVNLDEAVARRAASTSAVDPDDPFWSSAGLFSGGEPTDVSTNVDEYLVKAWQADREASDGNT; from the coding sequence ATGAGCACCGAGACGATCACCCTGACCCGCAGAGACGACAACGACTGGATCGCAATCGACGAACAGACCGGGGTGCGTGCTCGTGGGCCGACGCGTACCCAGGCGCTTGTGAATCTCGACGAGGCGGTCGCTCGCCGAGCAGCGTCCACGTCGGCGGTTGACCCTGACGATCCGTTCTGGTCGTCGGCCGGGTTGTTTTCGGGGGGCGAACCGACTGATGTGTCCACGAACGTTGATGAATATCTCGTCAAGGCGTGGCAGGCCGATCGGGAGGCCTCTGACGGGAACACATGA
- a CDS encoding type II toxin-antitoxin system VapC family toxin, whose translation MSSRAPGPTPLFIDTGAFYAWYDDDDEQHDRAVAVFHGIQTADLPYRPLYTSRYVLAELTRLILYRKGHAPARSALERIRTSSVFTVLSVSPEQFATACDEFARYDDQQISLVDHISAVLAQEHDIEHVFAFDSDFATLGFTRVPGETNP comes from the coding sequence ATGAGCAGTCGTGCGCCCGGTCCCACCCCGCTGTTCATCGACACCGGCGCGTTCTACGCATGGTACGACGATGACGACGAGCAGCACGACCGCGCTGTGGCTGTCTTTCACGGGATTCAAACGGCTGACCTCCCCTACCGACCACTCTATACGAGTCGGTACGTACTGGCCGAACTCACCCGGCTGATTTTGTATCGCAAGGGGCATGCTCCGGCCCGAAGCGCACTCGAACGGATACGAACCTCGAGTGTGTTCACCGTTCTCTCAGTCTCCCCGGAGCAGTTCGCCACCGCCTGTGACGAATTCGCTCGATACGACGATCAACAGATCTCACTCGTTGATCATATAAGCGCCGTTCTTGCCCAAGAGCATGACATTGAACACGTATTCGCCTTCGATAGCGATTTTGCGACGCTCGGGTTCACCCGCGTACCGGGGGAGACAAATCCGTGA
- a CDS encoding zinc-dependent alcohol dehydrogenase family protein — protein sequence MKAAVYRGPGDIRIEDTPEPEIEEQTDAIVRITHTAVCGSDLWFYRGEEEEEEGAPVGHEPMGIVEEVGDDVRSVEPGDRVFAPFAISCGECEFCRKGIHTSCVNGGFWGGEGRGAQGEKIRAPQADGTLVRVPDRYADDEDALEALLPLTDVMGTGHHAAVCADVEPGDTAVVIGDGAVGLCAVLAAKRLGAERIIAVGHHEDRLELATELGATEVVSSRGEEAIEEVQELTYGGANHVLECVGAESSLETAAGVVRPGGNIGYVGVPHVEDPTFLQPLFFSNASLTGGPAPVRAYAEELMDDVLQGTLDPSPIFTKTVDLDGVPEGYEAMDEREAIKVLVKIDQ from the coding sequence ATGAAAGCAGCAGTCTACCGAGGACCGGGCGACATTCGTATCGAAGACACACCCGAACCAGAAATCGAAGAACAGACGGACGCGATCGTTCGCATCACCCACACAGCCGTTTGTGGGTCAGACCTCTGGTTCTACCGCGGTGAAGAAGAGGAGGAAGAGGGCGCTCCGGTCGGCCACGAACCGATGGGTATCGTCGAGGAAGTCGGGGACGACGTTCGGTCGGTCGAACCGGGAGATCGCGTGTTCGCTCCGTTCGCTATCAGCTGTGGCGAATGCGAGTTCTGTCGCAAGGGAATTCATACATCATGCGTGAACGGCGGCTTCTGGGGCGGCGAGGGCCGCGGCGCGCAGGGTGAAAAGATCCGCGCACCGCAGGCCGATGGCACGCTCGTCCGCGTCCCTGACCGGTACGCCGACGACGAGGACGCGCTCGAAGCACTCCTCCCGCTCACGGACGTCATGGGAACAGGTCATCACGCCGCGGTCTGTGCGGACGTGGAGCCCGGCGACACAGCTGTCGTCATCGGTGACGGCGCGGTCGGGCTCTGTGCGGTCCTCGCCGCGAAACGCCTCGGCGCGGAACGCATTATCGCGGTCGGCCATCACGAGGATCGTCTCGAACTCGCCACGGAACTCGGCGCGACAGAAGTCGTTTCCAGTCGAGGCGAGGAAGCAATCGAGGAAGTTCAAGAACTCACGTACGGTGGTGCAAATCACGTTCTCGAATGTGTCGGCGCGGAGTCCTCACTGGAGACCGCAGCCGGCGTTGTTCGCCCCGGCGGTAACATTGGATACGTCGGTGTGCCACACGTCGAAGACCCGACGTTCCTCCAGCCGCTGTTCTTCAGCAACGCCTCGCTCACCGGTGGCCCCGCGCCTGTCCGGGCGTACGCCGAGGAACTCATGGACGATGTTCTCCAAGGAACCCTTGATCCGTCGCCAATATTCACGAAGACCGTTGATCTCGACGGTGTTCCAGAGGGATACGAGGCGATGGACGAGCGTGAGGCAATCAAGGTCCTAGTGAAAATTGACCAGTAG
- a CDS encoding helix-turn-helix domain-containing protein — translation MSDPRQRDNKGRFEASHDITAEDFLTAMDALEPYTTRELADALGVPRRTAYEVLDGLATHGAIRKKKPEPRRAIWIRPEDTP, via the coding sequence ATGAGCGACCCGCGCCAACGGGATAACAAAGGTCGGTTCGAGGCGTCGCACGATATCACGGCCGAGGATTTCCTCACGGCGATGGATGCGCTCGAACCCTACACGACGCGCGAACTCGCCGACGCACTCGGTGTCCCGCGCCGCACAGCCTATGAGGTCCTAGATGGACTCGCCACCCACGGCGCCATTCGAAAGAAAAAGCCCGAACCCCGGCGCGCGATCTGGATTCGTCCGGAGGACACCCCATGA
- a CDS encoding HVO_A0114 family putative DNA-binding protein gives MTDTDHDGWPDKYRDPRDRPHPDTLRVTVETFDEMREATVDAADAIAEGDAPPAVVSFATVGELRKILTDRRIELLRALMNTDGAAESISALAEDLDRDYRTVHDDVTLLADYGLVFVVDEGQSKRPYLPYKRIHLDVELVGNDPGEEPAPA, from the coding sequence ATGACTGACACCGACCACGACGGCTGGCCCGACAAGTACCGCGACCCTCGCGACCGCCCGCACCCCGACACCCTTCGCGTGACCGTCGAGACGTTCGACGAAATGCGTGAGGCGACGGTCGACGCGGCCGACGCGATCGCCGAGGGCGACGCACCGCCCGCCGTGGTGTCGTTCGCGACGGTCGGCGAGCTGCGGAAGATCCTCACCGACCGCCGGATCGAACTCCTCCGGGCGCTCATGAACACCGACGGCGCCGCCGAGAGTATCAGCGCGCTCGCCGAGGACCTCGATCGTGACTACCGGACGGTCCACGACGACGTCACGCTACTCGCGGACTACGGCCTGGTGTTCGTCGTCGACGAGGGGCAGTCGAAGCGGCCGTACCTTCCCTACAAACGGATCCACCTCGACGTCGAACTCGTCGGGAACGACCCCGGCGAGGAACCCGCCCCGGCGTGA
- a CDS encoding helix-turn-helix transcriptional regulator produces the protein MHSSTELGRLLLARYGVLQALTQTPQTKRDLVDDLSIPRSTLDDIIRDLSEAELVTFTKGQWYTTIIGQCMVQVHEEYLAQLTSLSDISSITDVLDSKSPLDSAFLIGADLNDSRGPVPDEVMHVLLEAATTATRFRIFTPSAISAYVKPFYDRVTNGDDSCVEVVVSSTLFEQLYSLHPNLMSEAVDNPCISFFSASIPFSFGLWIADNAHAGVIIFEEGGISGILVNDSVEALNWAENQYEQIRKGTPVLLSSAVIQTILRRQIRLDLSSAKISESHGTGRTHGDL, from the coding sequence ATGCATAGTTCGACTGAACTTGGACGACTCCTCCTTGCCCGCTACGGTGTTCTTCAGGCCCTTACTCAGACACCACAAACGAAACGAGATCTGGTTGATGATCTTAGTATTCCTCGCTCAACACTTGATGATATTATCCGTGACCTTAGTGAAGCTGAACTAGTCACGTTCACCAAGGGCCAATGGTATACTACAATCATTGGCCAGTGCATGGTTCAGGTCCACGAGGAGTACTTAGCCCAGTTGACTAGCCTTAGCGATATTTCATCAATAACTGATGTTCTCGATTCGAAGAGTCCGCTTGACTCTGCCTTCCTCATTGGCGCAGATCTTAACGATTCCAGGGGACCGGTCCCCGATGAGGTAATGCACGTCCTGTTAGAGGCAGCTACCACTGCAACTCGATTCCGTATCTTCACTCCCTCTGCAATTTCCGCATACGTCAAGCCGTTCTATGATCGAGTCACGAACGGTGATGACTCCTGTGTTGAAGTAGTAGTTTCATCAACTCTCTTCGAGCAACTCTATAGTCTTCATCCTAATTTGATGAGCGAAGCTGTTGACAATCCCTGTATTTCGTTTTTCAGTGCCTCAATACCATTTTCATTCGGACTTTGGATTGCAGACAATGCGCATGCAGGTGTCATCATCTTTGAGGAAGGTGGGATCAGCGGTATCTTGGTCAACGATTCAGTTGAGGCGCTCAATTGGGCTGAGAATCAGTATGAACAGATTAGGAAGGGGACGCCAGTCCTATTATCTTCAGCGGTGATTCAGACGATATTACGTCGACAGATTCGCCTGGATCTATCTTCGGCCAAGATCTCTGAATCGCACGGTACAGGTAGGACTCATGGAGATCTCTGA
- a CDS encoding helix-turn-helix domain-containing protein: protein MTITTEFVLRSPSLPLVSITNTLQPNELECIHALCLQPDVQIFTVQFDLDDGVSKEDLLPLDEVVEVDSLGETGDKAVFRLTVELKESVSRAFAPDFEGAQLEPTTITTEGWYETKVFKEYESFNEFRRSCESHGISLDLVSITPDPSTADNSSQDGLTDRQREALTLAISRGYYESPRQVTAGDLAEELDISQPSLSSLLRRGERQLLTSALNTETHLNALSK from the coding sequence ATGACCATTACTACTGAGTTCGTCCTTCGGTCTCCATCGCTCCCCCTCGTCAGTATCACGAATACGCTACAACCCAACGAATTAGAGTGCATTCACGCACTTTGTTTGCAGCCAGATGTTCAGATATTCACAGTTCAATTCGATCTTGATGACGGTGTCTCCAAAGAAGACCTCCTGCCTCTTGACGAAGTCGTGGAGGTAGATTCGTTAGGAGAAACAGGTGATAAGGCGGTCTTCAGGCTCACTGTCGAGCTAAAGGAATCAGTATCGCGGGCATTCGCCCCCGACTTCGAAGGTGCACAGCTCGAACCAACGACCATCACTACAGAGGGATGGTACGAAACGAAGGTTTTCAAAGAGTATGAGAGTTTCAACGAATTCCGGAGGAGCTGCGAGAGCCACGGTATTTCTCTCGATCTCGTCTCCATTACCCCCGATCCGTCTACAGCTGACAACTCGTCACAAGATGGACTGACTGACCGACAACGAGAGGCTCTCACTCTCGCTATCTCCCGTGGCTACTACGAGAGCCCCCGCCAAGTGACAGCAGGGGACCTCGCCGAAGAATTAGACATCTCACAGCCCTCTCTGTCAAGCCTCCTTCGCCGTGGCGAACGGCAGCTCCTCACATCCGCGCTCAATACGGAGACGCACTTAAACGCCCTTTCAAAATAG
- a CDS encoding SDR family oxidoreductase yields MTDVLVVIGAGQIGQAIARRVGTGKHVLLADLRRENAEAAAEVMRDTGYEVSVSTVDVSERESVEALAEEATDLGDVTGLVHAAGVSPSQASVERIFDVDLYGTALVLETFGDVIASGGTGVVIASQSGHRLPPLTVEQNEALATTPVEELLDLPFLQPVEITDTLHAYQLSKRGNTQRVMAEAVRWGERDARINSISPGIIMTPLARDELDGPRGEGYRRMIETSTAGRAGTPDEVANVAALLMGPDGVFITGSDFLMDGGVTASYWYGEDE; encoded by the coding sequence ATGACAGACGTACTCGTCGTTATCGGTGCCGGACAGATCGGCCAAGCTATCGCGCGGCGCGTCGGTACAGGCAAACATGTCCTCCTGGCAGACCTACGCCGTGAGAACGCTGAAGCCGCGGCAGAAGTGATGAGAGACACCGGCTACGAAGTGAGCGTTTCGACGGTTGACGTGTCCGAACGTGAATCCGTGGAAGCGCTTGCCGAAGAGGCCACGGATCTCGGCGACGTAACCGGGCTCGTCCACGCCGCCGGTGTCTCCCCCTCACAGGCGTCAGTAGAGAGGATTTTCGACGTGGACCTGTACGGCACAGCGCTCGTGCTCGAAACGTTCGGCGATGTCATCGCCTCCGGAGGAACCGGTGTAGTCATCGCGTCGCAGTCCGGACACCGCCTCCCGCCGCTCACCGTCGAACAGAACGAGGCGTTGGCCACGACACCCGTCGAGGAACTCCTCGATCTCCCCTTCCTCCAACCCGTCGAGATAACGGATACGCTTCATGCCTACCAGCTCTCGAAGCGGGGGAACACCCAACGCGTGATGGCGGAAGCGGTTCGTTGGGGCGAGCGTGACGCGCGGATCAACTCGATCAGCCCAGGGATTATCATGACCCCTCTCGCCAGAGACGAACTCGACGGGCCCCGTGGCGAAGGGTATCGACGTATGATCGAGACGTCTACGGCTGGTCGCGCTGGCACACCGGACGAGGTGGCGAACGTCGCCGCTCTTCTCATGGGCCCGGATGGGGTGTTCATCACCGGCAGCGACTTTCTGATGGACGGTGGAGTGACCGCCTCCTACTGGTACGGCGAAGACGAATAG
- a CDS encoding cupin domain-containing protein codes for MDVKNIASAETEVLEHPVQESAVLFTEGVSSEFDGNSVSASEVTFRAGERTKWHTHDGVQVLYVTHGEGIVATRDEERTVSHGDLIVFDPDEEHWHGNKEGSEAPFSHISFIAQPAGADPTVLD; via the coding sequence ATGGATGTGAAAAACATCGCGTCAGCCGAGACGGAAGTATTGGAACACCCGGTGCAGGAGTCAGCAGTACTCTTCACCGAAGGCGTTTCGAGCGAGTTCGACGGCAACAGCGTGAGCGCGTCCGAAGTGACGTTCCGTGCCGGTGAGCGAACGAAGTGGCATACCCACGACGGCGTGCAGGTCCTCTACGTCACCCACGGGGAGGGGATTGTTGCGACGCGTGATGAAGAACGCACGGTCAGTCATGGCGACCTCATCGTCTTCGACCCGGACGAGGAGCACTGGCACGGGAACAAAGAGGGTTCCGAAGCCCCCTTTAGCCACATCTCCTTCATCGCACAGCCTGCGGGAGCCGACCCGACGGTCCTCGACTGA
- a CDS encoding aldo/keto reductase has product MYTVTLNNGVEMPILGFGTYQIDDLDICERSVSEALDTGYRLIDTAAAYENEAAVGDAIEKSDVPREDVFVTTKLWIQDAGYENTKDAFERSLERLGLDHLDLYLIHQPFGDVHGSWRAMEDLYDEGAVRAIGVSNFHPDRVMDLIAHNDVTPAVNQIETHPFYQRREDADFLDEHDVQHESWGPFAEGKNDIFQHDALTDIGEQYGKTPAQVVLRWLIQRDIVAIPKSVHEERITENFDVFDFELSSEDMDAIGELDEDESQFFSHRDPEMVKQLSDVEYDI; this is encoded by the coding sequence ATGTACACTGTCACCCTCAATAACGGCGTGGAGATGCCCATTCTGGGCTTCGGCACGTACCAGATAGATGACCTCGACATATGCGAGCGCAGCGTCTCCGAAGCGCTCGACACCGGGTATCGGCTCATCGATACCGCAGCGGCCTACGAAAACGAGGCGGCTGTCGGCGACGCCATCGAGAAGAGCGACGTCCCGCGAGAGGATGTCTTCGTCACGACGAAACTCTGGATTCAGGACGCCGGCTACGAGAACACGAAAGATGCGTTCGAGCGCTCGCTGGAACGACTCGGGCTCGATCACCTCGACTTATACTTGATCCACCAGCCCTTCGGCGACGTCCACGGTTCGTGGCGGGCGATGGAAGACCTCTACGACGAGGGGGCCGTCCGGGCGATTGGTGTCAGTAACTTCCACCCCGACCGCGTGATGGACCTGATCGCCCACAACGACGTCACGCCAGCAGTGAACCAAATCGAAACCCACCCCTTCTACCAGCGCCGCGAGGACGCCGATTTCCTCGACGAACACGACGTCCAACACGAGTCCTGGGGGCCGTTCGCCGAAGGGAAGAACGACATTTTCCAGCACGACGCTCTCACCGACATCGGCGAGCAGTACGGAAAGACGCCCGCCCAGGTCGTGCTCCGCTGGCTGATACAGCGTGATATCGTCGCAATCCCGAAATCCGTCCACGAAGAGCGCATCACGGAGAACTTCGACGTCTTCGACTTCGAACTCAGCTCCGAGGATATGGACGCGATTGGAGAACTCGACGAGGACGAGAGTCAGTTCTTCA